A window of the Mucilaginibacter sp. cycad4 genome harbors these coding sequences:
- a CDS encoding ATP-binding protein, protein MKVSKVIYVTFILLFGFLARGSAQNNYVAAVHGVLDLRNQPVNDKIELTGNWLFYWNQLINPNDTAAIKDRLLVEFPFKWNGYTWRGKRLPAFGYGTYRLKVLLPQKHGELKLTMPDVYSAYRLYINKKLVSSNGKVTTSGKGFEAHWEYHAIDLPNSDTIYITLQISNFIHSKGGISKPIFIGPAERIDLARHRAEGIDLMLTGCLLMGGLFFLGLYLLGSRDKAILLFALFSIVYSYRIIGTDNYVLHTLLPDINWYITARLEYMSLFLGIGLFGLYTLYLYPADVNRRVVNIINGICFSFTLMTLFSPPWIFTQLVNPFLAVMLFCLVYIPYVYSKAWRNNRPGSVYALMSAFALMSVFAISLFHYWALIPPLQLVSFLGYIAFFFLQSLVLAHRVSFVLKKARAEAEQGLKVKSEFLSTMSHEIRTPLNSVIGMSHLLLKNEPRKDQIEHLDVMLFSANNLLAIVNDVLDYNKIEAGKITFESIEMDLAAIARNVVGGLQTVAHDKDITLKLDFDKRLQHKLLGDPTRLSQVITNLVHNAIKFTPSGEVVLGIEVKEQTETTATLMVFVKDTGIGIPRGKQKLIFERFTQADSSISRSFGGTGLGLAISKKILELQGSSLQLISEEGVGSVFYFIKTFEKADKITEAVSVNVKPDATDKLLNGISILLVDDNPMNVLVAQTYLKRWGATTDVATNGQEALDKLDTSKHRLVLMDLQMPVMDGYESTKKMRMNGVNIPIIALTANLPKDVEDEAYKTGFDDIVMKPFLPDELHSKVLHHVFKQEHV, encoded by the coding sequence ATGAAGGTTAGCAAGGTTATATATGTTACATTTATTTTATTATTTGGATTCCTGGCAAGGGGATCTGCACAAAATAACTATGTAGCTGCGGTACACGGTGTACTTGATCTTCGCAACCAGCCTGTTAACGATAAAATTGAACTGACAGGAAACTGGCTGTTTTACTGGAACCAATTGATAAACCCAAATGATACTGCCGCTATTAAAGACAGGCTTTTGGTTGAGTTTCCGTTTAAATGGAACGGATATACCTGGCGGGGCAAAAGGCTGCCTGCATTTGGCTATGGTACTTACCGGCTTAAAGTTTTACTTCCCCAAAAGCATGGCGAATTAAAGCTAACTATGCCCGATGTTTACAGTGCGTACAGGCTTTATATTAACAAAAAGTTAGTATCATCAAACGGGAAGGTAACCACTTCCGGGAAGGGATTTGAAGCGCACTGGGAGTATCATGCCATTGATTTGCCCAACAGTGATACCATCTATATTACATTACAAATTTCCAATTTTATACACAGTAAAGGAGGCATCAGTAAACCCATATTTATAGGTCCGGCAGAAAGAATTGACCTGGCCAGGCACCGTGCCGAAGGTATCGATTTGATGCTGACAGGCTGTTTATTGATGGGTGGATTATTTTTCCTTGGCTTATACCTGCTGGGCAGCCGTGATAAAGCCATTTTACTTTTTGCCCTGTTCTCAATAGTTTATAGTTACCGGATCATAGGTACAGATAATTATGTGCTGCACACCTTATTGCCCGATATTAACTGGTACATAACGGCCCGGCTGGAATATATGAGCTTATTTTTAGGAATAGGCTTGTTTGGCCTTTACACATTATACTTGTATCCGGCAGATGTAAATCGCCGGGTTGTAAATATTATTAATGGCATTTGCTTTTCGTTCACTTTAATGACATTATTTAGTCCTCCCTGGATTTTTACCCAGCTGGTGAACCCCTTTTTAGCAGTAATGCTTTTTTGCCTCGTTTATATCCCTTATGTATACTCAAAAGCCTGGCGCAATAACAGGCCCGGATCTGTTTATGCTTTAATGAGCGCGTTTGCTTTAATGTCGGTATTTGCGATATCGCTTTTTCATTACTGGGCACTTATACCTCCGCTGCAGCTGGTTAGTTTTTTAGGATATATCGCTTTTTTCTTTTTGCAGTCGCTTGTGTTGGCGCACCGGGTGTCGTTTGTATTGAAAAAGGCAAGGGCCGAAGCCGAACAGGGTTTAAAGGTTAAAAGTGAATTTTTGAGCACGATGAGCCACGAGATCCGGACACCGCTTAATTCGGTAATAGGTATGAGCCATTTGCTGCTTAAGAACGAGCCACGAAAGGATCAGATCGAACATCTCGACGTCATGCTTTTTTCGGCTAATAACCTTTTGGCTATAGTGAATGATGTATTGGATTATAACAAGATAGAAGCCGGGAAAATAACTTTTGAAAGTATTGAGATGGACCTGGCTGCAATTGCCCGCAATGTAGTAGGTGGTTTGCAAACAGTAGCACATGATAAAGATATAACCCTGAAACTTGATTTTGATAAGAGATTGCAGCATAAACTGCTTGGCGACCCTACCCGCTTATCGCAGGTAATTACTAACCTTGTTCATAATGCCATAAAGTTTACCCCAAGCGGCGAGGTAGTTTTAGGGATTGAGGTGAAAGAACAAACCGAAACTACGGCTACATTAATGGTGTTTGTTAAAGATACAGGTATCGGCATCCCCCGCGGCAAACAGAAACTTATATTTGAGCGTTTTACCCAGGCCGACTCGTCCATATCACGCAGTTTTGGTGGAACAGGTTTAGGTCTTGCAATCAGTAAAAAAATATTGGAATTACAGGGGTCGTCCTTACAATTGATTAGTGAGGAAGGAGTGGGGTCGGTATTTTATTTTATTAAAACCTTTGAAAAAGCTGATAAAATAACAGAGGCGGTTAGTGTTAACGTTAAACCCGATGCAACCGATAAGCTCCTGAATGGGATCTCTATTTTGCTGGTTGATGATAACCCGATGAATGTGCTGGTAGCGCAAACTTATTTAAAACGCTGGGGTGCTACTACCGATGTGGCAACCAACGGACAGGAAGCACTTGACAAGCTGGATACATCAAAACATCGCCTCGTGTTGATGGATTTGCAAATGCCTGTGATGGATGGGTATGAATCCACAAAGAAAATGAGAATGAACGGCGTAAATATCCCCATTATAGCGCTTACCGCCAATCTCCCCAAAGATGTGGAAGACGAAGCTTATAAAACAGGTTTTGACGACATTGTGATGAAACCTTTTTTACCCGATGAGCTGCATAGTAAAGTATTACATCACGTTTTTAAGCAGGAGCATGTATAA